A single region of the Triticum dicoccoides isolate Atlit2015 ecotype Zavitan chromosome 2B, WEW_v2.0, whole genome shotgun sequence genome encodes:
- the LOC119360151 gene encoding cytochrome P450 87A3-like, which yields MDISVARCVALCGFTLVTEWLVHWVYRWINPFCNGVLPPGSMGFPIIGETLAFLKASPSLDIPDYFKLRMKRYGPVFKTSLLGQPAVISTDAEANRFILQQEGTMFRLGYPRALTKIFGEKSIEAFHGTIHKFIRRCAYMLFGLQTLKETLLPEMEAAVRERLAAWAAMPSVDVRGGAPDIMFELVTRKCLGFDSTKSRELRSKFDTLFSGLFSFPIYFPGTPFYRCMQARKNIHKTLRDTLAERLSAPGKIHGDLLDIIVEELQGEVPSISEDFAIDMLSTLLFASVFTLSGTIAVAFKSLHDNPDVVHALQKENRAMLNGRKGGRSGLTWEEYKSLTFTNQVTNEIIRISNAALVVFRKALTDAQVNGYTIPAGWLVIVNPMAVHLNGELFEDPLKFNPWRWMDESKRSAMLKNFMPFGAGIRVCPAAEFVKLLVTLTLHVLVTEYLWEEMKQTNVFRSGDVMFPQGYHIRLQPQDDQLMHTYANRKLSQ from the exons ATGGACATCTCTGTCGCTCGATGCGTAGCTCTATGTGGGTTTACACTTGTGACTGAATGGCTAGTACACTGGGTATATAGATGGATTAACCctttctgcaacggggttcttcctCCGGGCTCCATGGGGTTCCCCATTATTGGTGAGACCTTGGCCTTCCTCAAGGCAAGCCCTTCCTTGGACATCCCAGACTACTTCAAACTAAGGATGAAGAG GTATGGTCCGGTTTTCAAGACGAGCTTGCTGGGGCAGCCGGCGGTGATCTCCACCGACGCGGAGGCCAACCGGTTTATCCTCCAGCAGGAAGGCACCATGTTCCGTCTTGGGTACCCTCGGGCACTCACCAAGATATTCGGCGAGAAGAGCATCGAGGCCTTCCATGGCACCATCCACAAGTTCATCCGTAGATGCGCCTACATGTTGTTCGGCCTCCAGACCCTCAAGGAGACGCTCCTCCCTGAGATGGAGGCCGCCGTGAGGGAGCGCCTCGCCGCGTGGGCCGCCATGCCCAGCGTCGACGTGCGTGGCGGTGCGCCCGAT ATTATGTTCGAGCTGGTGACCAGGAAATGCCTGGGTTTCGATTCCACAAAGTCCAGGGAGCTGAGGAGCAAGTTCGACACGCTTTTCTCAGGGCTCTTCTCCTTCCCGATATATTTTCCTGGAACACCATTTTACCGATGCATGCAg GCAAGGAAAAATATTCACAAGACATTGCGGGATACGTTGGCAGAGAGGTTAAGTGCACCAGGGAAGATACATGGCGACCTCCTCGACATAATCGTCGAGGAGCTGCAGGGTGAAGTGCCATCAATAAGTGAGGATTTTGCTATTGATATGCTCTCCACCTTGTTGTTCGCCAGCGTCTTCACGTTGTCAGGAACCATCGCTGTAGCGTTCAAGTCACTCCATGACAACCCGGACGTTGTCCACGCGCTCCAG AAGGAGAACCGAGCTATGCTCAATGGTCGAAAGGGTGGGCGCTCCGGGCTCACATGGGAGGAGTACAAGTCGTTGACATTCACAAATCAG GTGACCAATGAGATCATTCGAATAAGCAATGCCGCACTTGTAGTATTTAGAAAAGCTCTTACAGATGCACAAGTCAATG GCTATACAATTCCTGCTGGATGGCTGGTCATAGTCAACCCCATGGCAGTTCATCTGAACGGAGAATTGTTCGAAGATCCACTCAAATTTAACCCATGGAGGTGGATG GATGAGTCAAAGCGCAGTGCAATGCTGAAGAATTTCATGCCATTCGGAGCAGGCATCAGGGTTTGTCCCGCCGCAGAGTTTGTCAAGCTGCTCGTAACACTTACCCTCCATGTCTTGGTGACCGAGTATTT ATGGGAAGAGATGAAACAGACAAATGTATTCAGAAGTGGAGATGTTATGTTCCCCCAGGGCTACCACATTCGACTTCAACCCCAAGACGATCAATTGATGCATACATATGCCAACAGGAAACTAAGCCAATGA